In Prunus dulcis chromosome 1, ALMONDv2, whole genome shotgun sequence, the following are encoded in one genomic region:
- the LOC117614036 gene encoding cytochrome P450 CYP749A22-like — MSWSGIGMPVITVSSMLLVFLVALIRLFYKQWWTPNRFQTFMDLQGVKGPSYRIIHGNTKEIMSMKKEAMSKPRSLSHDIFSAVHPHTHKWSKIFGRNFLQWHGTQPQLVIAEPELSKEVMNNKDKLFRKQKSQGYVKKLLGDSISMAEGEKWVKLRKLANHAFHGESLKGMIPEMITSSETMLERWVNHEGKEIEVYEEFRLFTSEVISRTAFGTSYLDGKNIFEMLGQLTFLIFKNNFSLRLPILSRVYKTSDEIKSEKLEKGIRDTIAGIVRKRESMAMTGEADGFGRDFLGVLLKAHHDTNENQRISVDDIVDECKTFYFAGQETTNSLLAWTIFLLALDTDWQEEARKEVLQLFGKENPNPDGLNKLKTMSMILNESLRLYPPVVSLVRETDKEVRLGKMVVPANVEVHVPNLSLHHDPKYWGEDVNVFKPERFSEGVAKATNNNMVAFIPFGLGSRTCVGMNFAIVESKIALAMILQRYSFTLSPGYVHSPIQFMTVRPQRGVPVILHSL; from the exons ATGAGTTGGTCCGGAATCGGAATGCCAGTAATCACTGTTTCAAGCATGCTACTTGTGTTCCTTGTAGCTCTCATCAGGCTTTTTTACAAGCAATGGTGGACCCCAAATCGCTTCCAGACATTCATGGATCTCCAGGGAGTCAAAGGCCCTTCTTACAGAATCATCCATGGAAACACCAAAGAAATCATGAGCATGAAGAAGGAAGCTATGAGCAAGCCCAGAAGCTTGTCACATGACATATTCTCTGCAGTTCATCCTCATACTCACAAATGGTCCAAGATATTTG GAAGGAATTTTCTTCAATGGCACGGTACTCAACCTCAGTTGGTGATTGCGGAACCTGAGTTGTCCAAAGAGGTCATGAACAACAAAGATAAACTCTTCCGAAAACAGAAGTCCCAAGGCTATGTGAAGAAGCTATTAGGCGACAGCATTTCCATGGCAGAAGGTGAAAAATGGGTCAAGTTAAGAAAGCTGGCCAACCATGCCTTCCATGGAGAGAGCTTAAAA GGTATGATTCCTGAAATGATAACTAGCTCCGAGACAATGCTAGAAAGGTGGGTAAATCATGAAGGCAAGGAGATCGAGGTGTATGAAGAATTTAGGTTGTTCACCTCAGAAGTAATTTCCAGGACAGCATTTGGCACCAGCTACTTAGATGGGAAGAACATTTTTGAAATGCTGGGGCAGTTGACCTTCCTtatattcaaaaataatttcagtCTCAGACTTCCTATCCTCAG TCGCGTTTACAAAACCAGTGATGAGATCAAGTCAGAGAAGCTTGAGAAAGGAATACGCGACACCATAGCAGGGATTGTgaggaaaagagaaagtaTGGCAATGACTGGAGAAGCAGACGGGTTTGGGCGTGATTTTCTTGGAGTACTTTTGAAGGCTCATCATGATACCAATGAAAACCAGAGGATTTCGGTGGATGACATCGTTGATGAATGCAAAACGTTTTACTTTGCTGGACAAGAAACCACTAATTCTTTGCTTGCTTGGACCATCTTTCTTCTGGCACTCGATACGGATTGGCAAGAGGAAGCAAGAAAGGAGGTCCTACAAttatttggaaaagaaaatccaaaccctGATGGCCTCAACAAACTAAAAACG ATGAGTATGATCCTGAATGAATCTCTAAGGCTATATCCTCCAGTTGTTTCCCTTGTTAGGGAAACAGACAAGGAAGTAAGGCTGGGAAAGATGGTTGTTCCGGCTAATGTTGAAGTGCACGTCCCAAATCTATCACTTCATCATGATCCCAAATATTGGGGAGAAGACGTGAACGTTTTCAAACCAGAGAGATTCTCAGAAGGGGTTGCTAAAGCTACTAACAACAACATGGTCGCATTCATACCCTTTGGATTGGGATCACGAACTTGTGTGGGCATGAACTTTGCAATCGTCGAATCCAAGATTGCTCTGGCAATGATTCTACAGCGCTACAGCTTCACCCTTTCCCCTGGTTATGTCCACTCACCCATTCAGTTTATGACAGTTCGTCCACAGCGTGGAGTTCCAGTCATTCTACACTCACTGTGA